In Cellulomonas sp. Y8, the genomic stretch GCCCTCACCACCGGCGACGTGCTGCTGGTGCCGGACTGGTTCGGCCTGCTCGGCCGCGAGTGGGGGCCGTCGGCGATCGTCGACCAGCAGCGCGGCGGCGGCGTGGCCTGGGGCATCGGCGAGCTGCCGACCCTGGCCCTCGCGATCGCCGTGGCGTTCGCCTGGGCGCGGGACGACGAGCGCACCGCGAAGCGCCGGGACCGCAAGGTCGCGCGCGACGGCGACACGGAGATGGACGAGTACAACGCGATGCTCGCGCGGCTGGCGGAGCGGGACGAGGGCGGGGCGCCGAGTTCCCGTGAGGTGCCCCGGGAGCCGTGATAGGACGGCGGGGTGACCGACGCTGCTGACCCCACGCCCGAGACCACGCCCCCGACCCCGTTCCACGACCTCGACGCCTACGTCGCCCTGCCCCGGATGTCCGGGCTGGCGCTGTCCCCGGACGGCACCCGGCTCGTCACCGCGGTGTCGACGCTGGACGCCGAGCGCACCCGGTACGTCACCGCGCTGTGGGAGGTGGACCCCGAGGGCGTCCGCCCCGCCCGACGCCTGACGCGGTCCGCGAAGGGCGAGTCCGCCGCCCGGTTCGCCTCGACGGGCGACCTGCTGTTCACCTCCGCCCGCCCGGACGCCGACGCCGACGCGCCCGACGACGAGCCGCCCGCCGCGCTGTGGCTGCTGCCCGCCGACGGCGCCGAGGCGCGCGTGGTCGCGTCCCGGAGGGCCGGCATCGGCGGCGTCGTGGCCGCGGAGGACGCGCCCGTGGTCGTCGTCCCGTCAAACGTGCTGCCGAGCGCGGCGGACGACGCCGACGACGAGCGGCTGATCGGCGCCCGCAAGGACGCCAAGGTCGCCGCGATCCTGCACTCCTCCTACCCGGTGCGGTACTGGGACCACGACCTGGGCCCCGCGCGGCCGCGGCTGTTCGCGGGCGACCTCACGACCGTCGCCGCGTCCCCCGAGGCCGGGGCCGCCGCGCCGAGGCTCGCGCTGCGCGACCTCGCCCCCGACGCCGGCGCCGCGCTGGAGCACCAGGACGCGGTGCTGTCGCCCGACGGCCGCACGCTGGTGACCTCGTGGGCGAGGCCCGGCGCGCGCGGCACGCTCCGCCAGCAGCTCGTCGCCGTCGACGTCGCCACCGGCACCCGCCGCGTGCTCGTCGACGACCCGACGGCGGACCTCGCCGGTCCGGTCGTGTCGCCCGACTCCCGGCGGGTCGCCTACGTGCGCGAGACGATCACGACGCCGACCGCCGCGCCGCAGGTGCAGCTCTGGGTCGCCGACCTGGACGCCGCCGACCCCGCCCCGCGCCGGGTCGCCGCGGGCTGGGACCGCTGGCCGCACGAGATCGCCTGGACCCGCGACGGCGCGGGCCTGCTCGTCGGCGCCGACCACCTGGGCCGCGGCCCGGTGTTCCACGTCGCGCTCGGCTCGGACGTCGTCACGCAGGTGACCGCCGACGACGCGGTGTTCAGCGACCTCCGGGTCAGCCCGGACGGCGCGACGCTGTACGCCCTGCGCGTGTCCTACGGGGCCCCGTCGCACCCGGTCCGGATCGACCTCGCGGCGGCCCTCTCGACCGGGGAGCCGGTCGAGGCGGTGGCCCTGCCGGCGCCCGCGCCGCTGCCCGCGCTGCCCGGCACGCTCACCGAGGTGTCGACCACCGCCGAGGACGGCGCCGAGGTGCGCGCCTGGCTGGTGCTCCCCGAGGGTGCCTCCGCCGCGTCGCCGGCCCCGCTGCTGCTGTGGATCCACGGCGGCCCGCTGAACTCGTGGAACGCCTGGTCCTGGCGGTGGAACCCGTGGATCATGGCGGCCCGCGGCTACGCCGTCCTGCTGCCGGACCCGGCGCTGTCCACCGGCTACGGCCAGGACTTCGTGCAGCGCGGCTGGGGTGCCTGGGGCGCGGCTCCGTAC encodes the following:
- a CDS encoding alpha/beta fold hydrolase codes for the protein MSGLALSPDGTRLVTAVSTLDAERTRYVTALWEVDPEGVRPARRLTRSAKGESAARFASTGDLLFTSARPDADADAPDDEPPAALWLLPADGAEARVVASRRAGIGGVVAAEDAPVVVVPSNVLPSAADDADDERLIGARKDAKVAAILHSSYPVRYWDHDLGPARPRLFAGDLTTVAASPEAGAAAPRLALRDLAPDAGAALEHQDAVLSPDGRTLVTSWARPGARGTLRQQLVAVDVATGTRRVLVDDPTADLAGPVVSPDSRRVAYVRETITTPTAAPQVQLWVADLDAADPAPRRVAAGWDRWPHEIAWTRDGAGLLVGADHLGRGPVFHVALGSDVVTQVTADDAVFSDLRVSPDGATLYALRVSYGAPSHPVRIDLAAALSTGEPVEAVALPAPAPLPALPGTLTEVSTTAEDGAEVRAWLVLPEGASAASPAPLLLWIHGGPLNSWNAWSWRWNPWIMAARGYAVLLPDPALSTGYGQDFVQRGWGAWGAAPYTDLMAITDATVARADVDETRTAAMGGSFGGYMANWVAGHTDRFRAIVTHASLWALDQFGPTTDHSFYWEREMTPEMALANSPHLSVEKIVTPMLVVHGDKDYRVPIGEGLRLWYELLSRSALAADENGETPHRFLYFPDENHWVLSPQHAKVWYQVVDAFLAEHVLGLTGEELPPLPEVLG